A section of the Rossellomorea marisflavi genome encodes:
- a CDS encoding acyl-CoA carboxylase subunit beta encodes MDIYEKIDELYERRREVELGGGDERIDKQHAKGKLTARERIELLVDEGTFVELNPFIEHRSIDFGLEGMKGPGDGVVTGYGKVDGRPIYLFSQDFTVFGGALGEMHAQKISHVMDLAVKNGAPFIGLNDSGGARIQEGVVSLDGYGHIFYRNAIYSGVIPQISVIMGPCAGGAVYSPAITDFVFMVDDTSQMFITGPKVIETVTGEKISAENLGGAKVHNSISGNAHFRGKTEEEVLSDVRRLLTYLPQNNEERPARIDSGESDDYRPDLTDIIPFDAIRPYDVRTVVNQVVDEGSFMEVQKEFAKNIVVGLARIKGEVVGLVCNQPKVMAGGLDIDSSDKASRFIRFCDSFNIPLITFEDVTGFFPGIKQEHGGIIRHGAKILYAYSEATVPKMTVILRKAYGGAYVALNSKSIGADLVFAWPNAEIAVMGPQGAANVIFAREIASSDNPEAVREQKIEEYREKFANPYVAASRGMVDDVIDPRETRIKLIQALDMMRNKKEDRPKKKHGNIPL; translated from the coding sequence ATGGATATTTATGAGAAAATTGACGAACTATATGAGCGCAGGCGCGAAGTGGAGCTTGGGGGTGGAGATGAGCGGATTGACAAGCAGCATGCCAAAGGAAAGCTGACAGCACGTGAGCGGATCGAATTGCTCGTTGATGAGGGAACCTTTGTGGAATTGAACCCTTTCATTGAACATAGAAGCATCGATTTCGGTTTGGAAGGAATGAAAGGACCGGGGGACGGGGTCGTGACTGGATATGGAAAGGTGGATGGACGGCCCATTTATCTGTTTTCTCAGGATTTCACCGTGTTTGGGGGAGCCCTGGGTGAAATGCATGCACAAAAGATCTCCCATGTAATGGATCTTGCTGTTAAAAATGGAGCCCCCTTCATCGGACTGAATGATTCTGGCGGAGCACGGATCCAGGAGGGCGTCGTGTCCCTCGACGGTTACGGGCACATCTTTTACCGGAATGCCATCTACTCGGGAGTCATCCCTCAGATTTCCGTCATCATGGGACCTTGTGCAGGAGGGGCGGTGTATTCCCCTGCCATCACGGATTTTGTCTTTATGGTCGATGATACGAGTCAGATGTTCATCACCGGCCCGAAGGTGATCGAGACCGTGACCGGTGAAAAGATCAGCGCAGAGAATCTTGGAGGGGCAAAAGTTCATAACTCGATCAGCGGCAATGCCCACTTCAGGGGCAAAACCGAGGAAGAAGTGCTGAGCGACGTCAGGAGATTACTCACCTATCTTCCACAAAACAATGAGGAGAGACCAGCTCGTATCGATTCAGGCGAATCAGATGATTATCGACCGGATCTCACCGACATCATCCCGTTCGATGCCATCCGTCCGTATGACGTGCGGACGGTCGTCAATCAAGTGGTCGATGAAGGAAGCTTCATGGAGGTTCAAAAAGAGTTCGCCAAGAACATCGTCGTCGGTCTTGCACGGATCAAGGGAGAAGTCGTCGGCCTTGTATGCAATCAGCCGAAGGTCATGGCAGGCGGACTTGATATCGATTCATCTGATAAGGCATCGAGATTCATCCGATTCTGTGATTCCTTTAATATCCCCCTCATCACCTTCGAAGACGTGACCGGTTTCTTCCCTGGCATCAAACAGGAGCACGGCGGCATCATCCGACATGGGGCCAAGATCCTCTATGCCTATTCCGAAGCAACCGTGCCAAAAATGACCGTCATCCTCCGAAAAGCATACGGGGGAGCCTATGTAGCACTCAACTCCAAATCCATCGGAGCAGACCTCGTATTTGCATGGCCAAACGCGGAAATCGCGGTCATGGGTCCACAGGGGGCAGCGAACGTCATCTTTGCCCGGGAAATCGCATCATCCGACAATCCCGAAGCAGTCAGGGAACAAAAGATCGAAGAATACCGTGAAAAATTTGCCAATCCGTACGTTGCAGCATCCCGCGGCATGGTCGACGACGTCATCGACCCAAGGGAAACCCGGATCAAACTCATCCAGGCCCTCGACATGATGAGGAACAAAAAAGAAGACCGCCCCAAAAAGAAACACGGAAACATCCCACTGTAA
- the mce gene encoding methylmalonyl-CoA epimerase produces the protein MKKVDHIGVAVRSIEDALPFYEGVLGIPLLKVEEVANQGVKVAFLDAGNLKIELLEPISDQSPVSGFIEKRGEGLHHIAFSVETIEERIQELKEKGVRMIDENPKTGAGGASVAFLHPKSSKGVLYELCEKKASKGETT, from the coding sequence ATGAAGAAAGTCGATCATATCGGAGTGGCTGTCCGCTCTATAGAAGACGCACTTCCTTTCTACGAGGGTGTGCTGGGCATTCCGCTTTTAAAGGTCGAGGAGGTAGCCAATCAAGGGGTGAAAGTGGCTTTCCTCGATGCCGGCAATCTTAAGATTGAACTATTGGAGCCTATTTCTGATCAAAGCCCTGTCTCAGGATTTATTGAGAAAAGGGGAGAGGGGCTTCACCATATAGCATTTTCTGTAGAAACAATCGAAGAGAGGATCCAGGAGCTTAAAGAAAAAGGCGTCCGGATGATAGATGAAAACCCGAAAACGGGTGCTGGAGGGGCTTCTGTTGCATTCCTTCATCCGAAATCATCCAAAGGCGTACTCTATGAACTCTGTGAGAAAAAGGCATCGAAGGGAGAGACAACATAA
- the prli42 gene encoding stressosome-associated protein Prli42, translating to MGNKKIQRIIVFIMLFAMIASTIMAGLTFLL from the coding sequence ATGGGCAATAAGAAAATCCAACGAATCATCGTATTCATCATGTTATTCGCCATGATCGCATCCACCATCATGGCCGGATTGACATTCCTGCTATAG
- a CDS encoding aromatic acid exporter family protein, which yields MLKIGYRTLKTGIGTALAISVAQWLHLDNFVSAGILTILCIQNTKKKSINASWSRFLACVIAMLMSGALFELISYHPAVIGLVLLIFIPITVALNISEGIVTSSVIILHVYSAGSVSLGLYENELGIILTGIGIALLMNLYMPSVETKLVEYQERIEENFYKIFCEMINYLKTNDGKWDGKEITETEKLLREAKTLAFKDVENHFLRHENLYYLYFKMREKQFYILQRILPIAASLSQTVEQGHRIADFLEELRDHIHPGNTALFYLKMLYDMKVEFEQMELPKTREEFETRAALYQFVREMEEYLQLKSSFKGIKKSRTFHTKKSATS from the coding sequence ATGCTTAAAATTGGATACCGCACCCTAAAGACCGGTATAGGGACAGCGCTTGCCATCAGCGTGGCCCAGTGGCTTCACCTGGACAACTTCGTATCCGCAGGGATCCTGACGATCCTCTGTATCCAGAATACGAAGAAGAAATCCATCAATGCGTCCTGGAGCCGATTTCTGGCATGTGTCATCGCCATGCTTATGTCAGGTGCCCTCTTTGAGTTGATCTCCTATCATCCTGCCGTGATCGGACTCGTACTCCTCATCTTCATTCCAATCACCGTTGCGCTCAACATTTCTGAGGGAATCGTAACGAGTTCCGTCATCATCCTTCACGTATATTCCGCAGGGAGCGTCTCCCTTGGGTTGTATGAAAATGAGCTCGGGATCATTTTGACGGGAATCGGCATTGCCCTTTTGATGAATCTCTATATGCCCAGTGTCGAAACCAAGCTGGTGGAATATCAAGAACGGATCGAAGAGAACTTTTATAAGATCTTTTGTGAAATGATCAATTATCTTAAAACGAATGATGGCAAATGGGACGGGAAGGAAATCACGGAAACGGAGAAGCTTCTCAGGGAAGCGAAGACCCTTGCATTCAAAGACGTGGAAAATCACTTCCTGCGCCATGAAAATCTGTACTATCTGTATTTTAAAATGAGGGAAAAGCAGTTTTATATTCTTCAGCGGATCCTGCCCATTGCAGCTTCACTTTCACAAACCGTGGAACAGGGCCACCGGATCGCCGATTTCCTTGAAGAACTGCGGGATCATATCCATCCCGGAAACACCGCTCTCTTTTACTTGAAAATGCTCTATGATATGAAAGTCGAATTCGAACAGATGGAACTTCCCAAGACGCGCGAAGAATTTGAGACGAGAGCCGCTCTCTATCAGTTCGTCCGTGAAATGGAGGAATATCTGCAGTTGAAAAGCTCCTTCAAAGGAATCAAGAAATCACGAACCTTCCATACAAAAAAGTCCGCTACGTCGTAG
- a CDS encoding amino acid ABC transporter ATP-binding protein has translation MIKGRSIHKSFGQLNVLKGIDFSVGKGEVVAVIGPSGSGKSTLLRCLNFLEEPTSGDIHFEEQLVSKKNIGKVRQEVGMVFQHFHLFPHLTVLENVTYAPVRVKGVSKDQAAKAGMELLTKVGLKEKCDEYPNRLSGGQKQRVAIARALAMEPKVMLFDEPTSALDPEMVKEVLDVMKALAHSGMTMVIVTHEMGFAREVADRVVFMDDGIILEEGNPVEFFSNPTSTRGKVFLEKIL, from the coding sequence ATGATTAAGGGAAGATCCATCCATAAGTCTTTTGGACAATTAAACGTATTGAAGGGCATCGACTTTTCCGTCGGGAAAGGGGAAGTGGTAGCCGTAATCGGCCCCTCGGGATCGGGAAAATCAACCCTTCTCCGCTGCCTTAATTTCCTTGAGGAGCCGACATCCGGTGATATTCATTTTGAAGAACAACTGGTGAGCAAAAAGAATATCGGGAAAGTTCGTCAGGAAGTCGGGATGGTGTTCCAGCACTTTCACCTCTTCCCCCATTTGACCGTCCTTGAAAATGTGACGTATGCACCTGTTCGTGTAAAGGGAGTCTCAAAGGATCAGGCAGCCAAGGCAGGAATGGAACTACTGACGAAAGTGGGGTTGAAAGAGAAGTGTGATGAATACCCCAACCGTCTTTCCGGCGGACAGAAGCAGCGGGTAGCCATTGCAAGGGCACTGGCCATGGAGCCGAAAGTGATGCTTTTCGATGAACCCACCTCTGCCCTGGACCCTGAAATGGTTAAAGAAGTACTCGACGTCATGAAAGCACTCGCTCATTCCGGAATGACGATGGTGATCGTCACTCATGAGATGGGATTTGCCAGGGAAGTGGCGGACCGGGTCGTATTCATGGACGACGGGATCATACTGGAAGAAGGAAATCCTGTAGAATTCTTTTCAAATCCAACCAGCACAAGGGGCAAGGTCTTCCTTGAAAAAATACTGTGA
- a CDS encoding amino acid ABC transporter permease, with protein MPLDFAQLTPSIPFILEGLKVTLKIVAIAAVLGFLFGILLALLKISRIKPLIILADLYTSIFRGTPLVLQLMIIFYGSPQLFGTQIEASVAAILAFSLNSAAYISEIIRAGINAVDKGQKEAALALGVSYPRMMMDIILPQAIKNILPALVNEFITLTKESAIVTVIGAADVMRRSYMVGSDLYSFFEPLLFAGLIYYVLVIILTFIGKLIERRLKGND; from the coding sequence ATGCCACTAGATTTCGCACAGCTCACGCCTTCCATTCCTTTCATTCTTGAAGGGTTGAAGGTTACATTGAAAATTGTCGCCATCGCCGCGGTTCTTGGTTTCTTATTCGGGATCCTCTTGGCCCTATTGAAAATCAGCCGGATCAAACCGCTTATCATTCTGGCGGACTTATACACGTCCATTTTCCGCGGGACGCCGCTTGTCCTCCAGCTCATGATCATCTTCTATGGATCTCCACAGCTGTTCGGAACCCAGATCGAGGCCTCCGTCGCGGCCATCCTGGCGTTTTCACTGAATTCAGCCGCCTACATTTCTGAAATCATCAGGGCTGGTATCAATGCAGTCGATAAGGGTCAGAAAGAAGCGGCACTGGCCCTTGGTGTTTCCTATCCGCGGATGATGATGGACATCATCCTGCCTCAGGCGATCAAGAATATCCTGCCTGCACTTGTGAATGAGTTCATCACGTTGACGAAAGAATCGGCCATCGTGACGGTGATCGGTGCAGCAGATGTCATGAGGCGTTCGTATATGGTGGGGAGCGATCTATATTCCTTTTTCGAGCCTCTCCTGTTCGCAGGGCTGATCTACTACGTCCTCGTCATCATCTTGACATTCATCGGGAAGCTTATTGAAAGGAGACTGAAAGGCAATGATTAA
- a CDS encoding transporter substrate-binding domain-containing protein, translated as MKKILLSAAAVALTFSLAACGTNKDETTTGDPKKLVMGTSADYKPFEFVDTANSSKIVGYDIDVANMIADELGYEVEFKDMEFSGLITALKTKQVDFVMSAMSVKPERKKNVDFSDVYYTAEDMIISTKESGIKSEKDLDGKTVGVQLGSIQEDAAKSLAESMDVKVESRDRIPELIQDLQNGRFDALIIENTVAKGYLDKEDSLQGVTMPVDEEESGYAIAFPKESKLTKEFNDELKKLKDSGELDKLAEKWFDNEE; from the coding sequence ATGAAAAAGATATTACTATCTGCAGCGGCTGTCGCACTGACTTTCTCTTTGGCGGCATGCGGGACGAACAAAGACGAGACTACAACAGGAGATCCGAAGAAACTCGTGATGGGGACTTCGGCAGATTATAAACCGTTTGAATTTGTTGATACGGCCAACAGCTCCAAAATCGTAGGGTACGATATTGATGTAGCGAATATGATTGCAGACGAGCTTGGTTATGAAGTGGAATTCAAGGACATGGAATTCAGCGGTCTGATCACTGCCTTGAAGACGAAACAGGTGGATTTCGTTATGTCTGCCATGAGTGTCAAACCGGAGCGTAAAAAAAACGTTGATTTCAGTGATGTATATTATACTGCCGAAGATATGATCATTTCGACGAAAGAAAGTGGAATCAAATCGGAAAAGGATCTTGACGGGAAGACAGTAGGTGTACAGCTTGGATCGATCCAGGAAGATGCAGCGAAGTCACTTGCCGAAAGCATGGATGTAAAGGTCGAAAGCAGGGACCGGATTCCAGAGCTCATCCAGGATCTGCAAAATGGCCGTTTCGATGCCTTGATCATCGAGAATACGGTGGCAAAAGGATACCTTGATAAAGAAGACAGTCTCCAAGGTGTGACCATGCCTGTGGATGAGGAAGAGTCAGGATACGCCATCGCCTTCCCGAAAGAAAGTAAGCTTACGAAAGAATTCAATGATGAATTGAAAAAATTGAAAGACAGCGGAGAGCTCGATAAGCTTGCCGAAAAATGGTTCGACAACGAAGAATAA
- a CDS encoding BrxA/BrxB family bacilliredoxin, whose translation MDIDFNLLMNDVVRQARQEIEMAGYSQLTTEEDVDQALTSKGTTLVMVNSVCGCAGGIARPAAAHSIHYDKRPDRLVTVFAGQDKEATAKARSYFTGYPPSSPSFALLKDGQILKMVERHEIEGHDPMSVVSKLQSYFDEYCEEV comes from the coding sequence ATGGATATAGATTTTAATTTACTTATGAATGATGTTGTCCGGCAGGCACGCCAGGAAATCGAAATGGCAGGCTATTCACAGCTGACAACCGAAGAGGATGTCGATCAGGCCCTCACATCAAAAGGCACCACCCTCGTAATGGTGAACTCTGTTTGCGGTTGTGCGGGAGGGATTGCTCGTCCGGCTGCGGCCCATTCCATCCATTATGATAAACGCCCGGATCGACTCGTTACGGTATTTGCCGGTCAGGATAAGGAAGCAACAGCGAAAGCCCGCAGTTATTTCACAGGATACCCACCTTCCTCTCCATCATTTGCTCTGCTGAAGGATGGTCAGATCCTCAAGATGGTAGAGCGTCATGAAATTGAAGGACATGATCCAATGTCGGTCGTTTCGAAACTGCAGTCGTACTTTGACGAATATTGCGAAGAAGTATAA
- the meaB gene encoding methylmalonyl Co-A mutase-associated GTPase MeaB: protein MAPSKKKFVKKQVAPIPIEEMKEGILQGNRASLARGITLIESSSPKHYAVGQQLLQELLEYTGHSLRIGITGVPGAGKSTFIEQLGEMLCEEGMKVAVLAIDPSSSLSGGSILGDKTRMELLSKNPLAFVRPSPTAGTLGGVHRRTNETLLLCEAAGYEVILIETVGVGQSEVLVRQMVDFFMLLVITGAGDELQGMKKGIMELADAIVVNKADGENRSLAEKTKKELNQILHFLTPATKGWTPGAHTCSALKKEGLSELWQLIRTFEQKMKKSLVFDSRREKQKEEWFHTMLKERVLTDFLFNEKIKEALPLMEERLKHSETTTTKAIEELLTLYKSGIR from the coding sequence ATGGCACCTTCTAAAAAGAAGTTCGTCAAGAAACAGGTTGCGCCGATCCCAATCGAGGAGATGAAAGAAGGCATCCTTCAAGGGAACAGGGCCTCCCTTGCCAGGGGCATCACCCTCATCGAGAGCAGTTCCCCTAAGCATTATGCGGTAGGTCAACAGCTATTGCAGGAGTTGCTCGAGTATACGGGCCATTCGTTACGGATCGGTATCACGGGCGTACCCGGCGCAGGAAAAAGCACATTCATCGAGCAATTGGGAGAGATGTTGTGCGAGGAAGGGATGAAGGTGGCGGTCCTTGCCATCGATCCGAGCTCGTCTTTAAGCGGGGGCAGCATACTTGGGGATAAGACCCGTATGGAGCTCCTCTCAAAAAATCCCCTGGCCTTCGTCCGGCCATCCCCGACGGCCGGAACCCTCGGGGGCGTCCACCGTCGGACGAATGAGACGCTCCTTCTGTGTGAAGCAGCTGGGTATGAAGTCATCCTGATTGAAACCGTGGGCGTCGGACAAAGTGAAGTGCTTGTCCGGCAAATGGTGGACTTTTTCATGCTTCTTGTCATTACGGGCGCTGGTGATGAGCTTCAGGGGATGAAAAAGGGAATCATGGAACTCGCCGATGCCATCGTCGTGAACAAGGCAGACGGAGAGAATCGCTCTCTTGCAGAGAAGACGAAAAAAGAATTGAATCAGATCCTGCATTTTCTTACGCCTGCCACAAAAGGGTGGACTCCAGGCGCACACACGTGTTCCGCCCTGAAAAAGGAGGGGCTGAGCGAACTCTGGCAGCTGATCCGTACGTTCGAACAAAAGATGAAGAAGTCACTCGTCTTTGACAGCAGGAGGGAAAAGCAAAAAGAAGAATGGTTCCATACCATGCTGAAAGAGCGGGTTTTGACAGACTTTCTGTTCAATGAGAAGATCAAGGAAGCGCTCCCCCTGATGGAAGAGAGGCTGAAACATTCGGAGACAACGACGACAAAGGCGATTGAAGAACTATTGACTCTGTATAAGAGCGGGATCAGGTGA